In the Alistipes provencensis genome, ATTTTCTCCAGCACGGTCGGGTCAGACACGAAATCCTCGTGATCCTTGTCGACGACGAGCACTTCGCCTCCGTAAAGGTTCTCGATCCAGTTATTGTATTTGTCGTTCAGGCGCTTGAGGTACAGTTCGTCGATATTCATCTCGTACTCGCGGCCGCGCTTGCGGATTTGCGAGATGAGCGTCGGAACGCTCGCCTTGAGGTAGATCAGCAGGTCGGGCTTGGGGATGAGCGTGGTCACCAACCGGAAAATCTTCATGTAGGTCTCGATGTCGCGCGTAGCCATCAGCCCCATTTCGTGGAGGTTGTCGGCGAAGATGTGCGCATCCTCGTAGATCGTACGGTCCTGAAAAATCACACCCGAACGGCAGTCGGCCAGCATGTCCATCGTCTGCTGGATGCGGCTCCCGAGAAACGAAATCTGGAGGTTGAACGCCCAGCGGTTCATGTCCTCGTAGAAATCGCCGATGTAGGGATTGTCACACTCCTCGAGGTAGCACTTGGCGTCGTAGCGCTTCGTAAGGATCTGGGTCAGCGTGGTTTTCCCGCTCCCGATGTTTCCGGCTATGGCTATGTACATAGTAGTATAGGTATTTGTTTATTTCTCCACTCCGGCCGGCTCCGCACGAAAAGCCGGCAGTTCGTCAGCCACACGGCGGTCGTTCACCAGCCGCGGAACCTTGTTCTTACCCCGCGCGCGCATCCACGCGAGGAACGTCCCGCGCTCCACGACCGTCAAACGCTGCCGCTCGAGCGTGGTGCGGCGTTTGGCGTCGTAGTCCGAATTGACGGCCCGCAGCTCCTCGTCCAGCACCCCGGCGAAATGCTCGCGGCTGTCGGGTTCCCGTTCAAACTCCACGATCCATTCGTGGGCTCCGCGTTCGCGCAGCGACATGTAGCACGGCGCAACGCTGTATTCGCTCACCACGGCCCCCGTCTTGCGGCAGGCCGCGAGCAGGGCGTGTTCGGCGTTGTCGACGATCAGCTCCTCGCCGAAGACGTTGATATACTGCCGCGTGCGGCCCGCAAAGCGGATGCGGTAGGGATTCGTCGAGGTGAACTCCACCGTATCGCCGATCTCGTAGCGCCACAGGCCGTTGTTCGACGTGATGAGCACGGCGTAGACCTTTCCGCACTCCACGCCCTCCAGCGGCACGACCTGCGTCCCGTTGCGGAACTCGAAGAAAGTGCCGTAGTCGAGCATCAGCAGCATGTCGCTGCGCGCGGGGTCGTCGGCCATGGCGAAAAAGCCCTCCGAAGCGTTGTAGGTCTCCATGTATTTCATCCGCTCCGAGGGGATCAGCTCCTCGAACGTCGTCCGGTAGGGCGCGAACTCCACGCCTCCGTGGGCGAACATCTCCAAATCGGGCCACACCTCCAGCAGGTTCTGTTTGCCCGTATATTCCAGAACGCGGCGCATCATCGCCAGATTCCACGACGGAACGCCCGCAAAGGCCGTGATCCGTTCGCCGACACATTCGCGGCAGATCGCCTCGACCTTCTCATCGAAATCCGGAATGATCGCCGTCTCGGTCCGCGGGGCCCGGAACCAGCCGCTCCAGAAGGTCGTCTCGTGGATCAGCAGCGCCGAGAGGTCGCCCACCAGATTGCGCCCCTCGCGGCGGCACGAGCCGCCCAGCGTCAGGGTCTTGCCCTCGAAAACCCGCGACTTGGGGTAGTTGGACGAAAAAACCGTCGCCACGTCGCGCATGCCCAGCGTATGGTTCCACCACAGCGACTCCATCGTCACGGGGATATATTTGCTCCGGTCCGAGGTAGTGCCCGACGAGCGCGCGAACAACGACACCCGGCCCGGGTAGGTGACGCTCCGCACCCCCTCCATCATCCGTTCGATGTAGGGTTTGAAAGTCTCGTAGTCGAACGTCTCGACCTGCGACTGGAACTGCTCGACCGAGCGGATGTGCCGCAGGTCGTAGCGGTCGCCGAACTCCGTGAGCCGCCCCCGGCGCAGCAGCCGGCGGAACATCCGTTCCTGTGTTTCGACGGGACGGCGGCGGAAGCGGTCGATCGACCGTTCGCGCTGCGAGAACCACGCCCTGAGGATTATACTGCGGAAAGACACGTTGCTTAATTAAAGTAATAACCGACCTTCCCCACAGCCCCGGGCATGGCGAAGACCACCACCCGGTCGTAGGGATTTATCTCCATGTTGTCCACCGCGATGAAGACCTTGTCGCCGCGGACGATGCCCCCGATGATCGTGTCCTCGGGCAGCCCGAGGTCCTTGATCCGGGCCTTCGTGGCCGGAGAGTTGGGTTTGACGATGAACTCCAGCACCTCGGCGTCGCTCCCCGTAAGGCATTTGATCGCCTGCACGTCGGTCGACATCGTGAAGCGGAAGATGTTCGACGCCGTCACCAGCTTCTTGTTGATGATCGTGTCGATGCCGATCGACTCGGCGAGGTTGATGTAGTTCATGTTCTCGACCTCCGCGATGACCTTCTTGACCCCCATGCGCTTGGCGAGCATCGCCGCAAGGATGTTGGTCTCGCTGCGGCCCGTGACCGCCACGAAAGCGTCCATGTTCGCAAGGCCCTCCTCCATCATGGTATCCGTATTGCGGCCGTCCTCGTTGA is a window encoding:
- a CDS encoding GH3 auxin-responsive promoter family protein, translated to MSFRSIILRAWFSQRERSIDRFRRRPVETQERMFRRLLRRGRLTEFGDRYDLRHIRSVEQFQSQVETFDYETFKPYIERMMEGVRSVTYPGRVSLFARSSGTTSDRSKYIPVTMESLWWNHTLGMRDVATVFSSNYPKSRVFEGKTLTLGGSCRREGRNLVGDLSALLIHETTFWSGWFRAPRTETAIIPDFDEKVEAICRECVGERITAFAGVPSWNLAMMRRVLEYTGKQNLLEVWPDLEMFAHGGVEFAPYRTTFEELIPSERMKYMETYNASEGFFAMADDPARSDMLLMLDYGTFFEFRNGTQVVPLEGVECGKVYAVLITSNNGLWRYEIGDTVEFTSTNPYRIRFAGRTRQYINVFGEELIVDNAEHALLAACRKTGAVVSEYSVAPCYMSLRERGAHEWIVEFEREPDSREHFAGVLDEELRAVNSDYDAKRRTTLERQRLTVVERGTFLAWMRARGKNKVPRLVNDRRVADELPAFRAEPAGVEK
- a CDS encoding deoxynucleoside kinase, with protein sequence MYIAIAGNIGSGKTTLTQILTKRYDAKCYLEECDNPYIGDFYEDMNRWAFNLQISFLGSRIQQTMDMLADCRSGVIFQDRTIYEDAHIFADNLHEMGLMATRDIETYMKIFRLVTTLIPKPDLLIYLKASVPTLISQIRKRGREYEMNIDELYLKRLNDKYNNWIENLYGGEVLVVDKDHEDFVSDPTVLEKICARLDAIKAKKR